In one window of Elusimicrobiota bacterium DNA:
- a CDS encoding proline--tRNA ligase — MKLSKLFLPTLREVPSEADTISSKLMLRSGMIRKLSSGIYEWLPIGLRTLKKVEQIVREEMNAIGGQEVWLPLLMPKELWEETGRWNIYGKELFRLKDRKDSEFCLGPTHEEVITDIVRKEIRSYKQLPAMFYQFGVKFRDEIRPRFGVMRAREFYMKDAYSFHADETDAEKYYQEAFEAYNKICRRCGFKFRAVEATSGAIGGSFSHEFMVLAETGEEEIAWCECGYAANLEKAECAKSDDAAQSSVPFSLEEVHTPNMKTIDDVASFFKTSPQNFIKSIIYLADKKPVMVLIRGDYEINENKVKEHIGCSELFLADPATVEKVTGAQVGFSGPVNLPISNSAAEKFQIVADYSVECMVNSVVGANKKDFHFKNVNLKRDFQPERFYDLRKAAKGDSCPRCKKLKIDFSRGIEVGHTFKLGTKYSKSMKANFLDAQGKEQLFIMGCYGIGVSRIVAACIEQMNDENGIIWPANIAPFQVILVPIDYKEAATKEATDKIYKQLADEGYEVLLDDRDERAGVKFKDADLIGIPVRITIGARNLPDKIEFKLRTGKTSELIPLNEIMAKIKSSSFY; from the coding sequence ATGAAACTATCAAAACTCTTTTTACCGACATTGAGGGAAGTTCCATCTGAAGCAGATACGATTTCAAGCAAATTAATGCTGCGATCAGGAATGATTCGCAAGCTTTCCAGCGGTATCTACGAATGGCTGCCTATCGGTTTGAGAACTTTAAAAAAAGTTGAACAGATTGTCCGCGAGGAGATGAATGCAATCGGCGGACAAGAAGTTTGGCTGCCTTTGCTTATGCCGAAAGAATTGTGGGAAGAAACCGGCAGGTGGAACATTTATGGCAAGGAGCTTTTTCGTTTGAAAGACAGAAAGGATTCGGAGTTTTGTTTAGGGCCTACGCACGAAGAAGTAATTACGGATATTGTACGCAAGGAAATTCGTTCCTATAAACAACTCCCCGCGATGTTTTACCAGTTTGGCGTGAAATTCAGGGATGAAATCCGCCCGCGTTTCGGAGTTATGCGCGCCAGGGAATTTTATATGAAGGATGCGTATTCCTTCCATGCGGACGAAACGGATGCTGAAAAATATTATCAGGAAGCTTTTGAAGCCTATAATAAAATCTGCAGGAGATGCGGGTTTAAATTCCGTGCAGTTGAAGCAACATCAGGAGCCATAGGGGGGAGTTTCTCCCACGAATTTATGGTTCTTGCGGAAACCGGTGAAGAAGAGATTGCCTGGTGCGAGTGCGGATATGCCGCAAACCTTGAAAAAGCGGAATGCGCAAAATCGGACGATGCAGCCCAGTCATCAGTCCCATTCTCTCTAGAAGAAGTCCACACGCCCAATATGAAGACTATTGATGATGTTGCCAGCTTTTTTAAAACCTCTCCACAAAACTTTATTAAGAGTATAATCTATCTGGCAGATAAAAAACCGGTAATGGTTTTAATACGCGGTGATTATGAAATAAACGAAAATAAAGTAAAGGAACACATTGGCTGTTCTGAATTATTTTTAGCCGACCCGGCAACAGTAGAAAAAGTCACCGGCGCCCAGGTAGGTTTTTCTGGTCCGGTTAACCTTCCAATTTCAAACTCCGCCGCGGAGAAATTTCAAATTGTGGCAGACTATTCGGTAGAATGCATGGTTAATTCCGTTGTGGGGGCAAATAAAAAGGATTTTCATTTCAAAAATGTCAATTTAAAGAGGGACTTTCAGCCTGAACGTTTCTACGATTTAAGAAAAGCAGCCAAAGGCGACAGCTGTCCCCGCTGCAAGAAATTAAAAATCGATTTTTCCCGCGGGATTGAAGTAGGACATACCTTTAAACTTGGCACGAAATACTCAAAATCAATGAAGGCAAATTTCCTGGATGCCCAGGGCAAAGAGCAATTGTTTATTATGGGTTGTTATGGTATAGGTGTTTCAAGAATAGTAGCCGCCTGCATTGAACAGATGAACGATGAAAACGGCATTATTTGGCCTGCAAATATAGCCCCGTTTCAGGTTATCCTGGTACCCATTGATTATAAGGAAGCAGCAACTAAGGAAGCAACCGATAAAATATATAAACAACTTGCAGATGAAGGCTATGAGGTGCTTTTGGATGACAGAGATGAGCGCGCCGGGGTCAAATTTAAAGATGCCGATCTTATAGGAATTCCTGTAAGGATAACTATAGGTGCCCGCAACCTGCCCGATAAAATCGAGTTTAAATTGCGTACCGGAAAAACTTCCGAGCTTATACCACTCAATGAAATTATGGCTAAAATCAAATCTTCAAGCTTCTATTGA
- a CDS encoding bifunctional oligoribonuclease/PAP phosphatase NrnA, whose amino-acid sequence MQEEKKVIADKIIKIFENNRTFLISGHIHPDGDTVGSELALASWLRKKGKKVDIISTDPIPKEFNFLSGIKRILSKITKNRSYDVGVLLECPDVTRVGSFVNDVNFGKMVNIDHHPEPVKKTLKSDCSLIDPKVSSCCELIYFIMKCASYVPSKKEAVCLYTGIITDTGRFQQANTTPEALETAADLFRLGVDPVQVYRNVYAAKTGANLKLLGSALGTLEIDGNVSYMKITCTMYKKTNSSPMDSEEIINYAGKVAGTKVFGLFREVLGKKKSVKISLRSFDKADVNAVARKYGGGGHFHASGFEVKGAIQEVIKKVLPSLKAAAR is encoded by the coding sequence ATGCAAGAAGAAAAAAAAGTAATTGCAGATAAGATAATCAAGATATTTGAAAACAACCGGACATTTTTAATTTCAGGGCATATACACCCTGACGGCGATACGGTCGGCTCGGAGCTGGCTTTAGCTTCCTGGCTCAGGAAAAAAGGCAAAAAGGTTGACATTATCAGCACCGACCCGATTCCCAAAGAATTTAATTTTCTTTCGGGAATAAAGAGGATTCTCAGCAAAATAACCAAAAACAGAAGTTATGACGTAGGGGTATTGCTGGAATGCCCGGATGTTACCAGAGTCGGCAGCTTTGTGAATGATGTGAATTTTGGTAAAATGGTCAATATAGATCATCACCCGGAACCTGTTAAAAAGACGCTGAAAAGCGATTGTTCTCTGATAGACCCGAAAGTTTCTTCCTGCTGCGAACTTATTTACTTTATTATGAAATGCGCTTCCTACGTTCCTTCAAAAAAAGAAGCAGTTTGCTTATATACCGGAATTATCACAGACACTGGCCGTTTCCAGCAGGCAAACACAACTCCGGAAGCTCTTGAAACAGCCGCTGATTTATTTAGGCTAGGGGTAGACCCGGTTCAGGTTTACCGGAATGTTTATGCCGCTAAAACCGGCGCTAACCTGAAACTTTTGGGAAGCGCTTTGGGCACTTTGGAAATTGACGGGAATGTTTCTTATATGAAAATTACCTGTACAATGTATAAAAAAACGAATTCTTCGCCCATGGATTCCGAAGAAATAATTAATTACGCTGGCAAGGTTGCCGGGACAAAAGTATTCGGGCTTTTCCGCGAAGTATTAGGTAAAAAAAAATCGGTTAAGATAAGCCTTAGGTCTTTCGATAAAGCTGATGTGAATGCTGTTGCAAGAAAATATGGCGGCGGCGGGCATTTTCATGCTTCAGGTTTTGAAGTTAAAGGCGCGATACAAGAAGTTATAAAGAAAGTTCTGCCTTCGCTTAAAGCAGCTGCAAGATGA
- the nusA gene encoding transcription termination factor NusA produces the protein MSESKGELLPVLEQIEKEKGIKKEEILKVIEGALVSAYKKHVGRDVNVEASVDQETALVKANVVKKVVAATTNPNQEISLSDAKKINPDIKLDEEVRIPLDTQEFSRIAAQTAKQVIIQKIRESERASLYDEFKAKEGSIISGVVYKIVDNNIIIEIGKSEGILPVREQVQTERFRVGEHMKIMIVAVEKSPRGPRILLSRNRPELVKRLFENEVPEIYEKVVEIVAVAREPGLRSKIVVKSNNLKVDPVGACVGIKGSRVKPIIDELRGERIDLVLYSNDSQAFIASAFSPAKVLFVNVTDKEHKKAEVIVKDDMLSLAIGKRGANVNLVCKLTGWRIDVRSESQKKAAAQEKATITVEELSKLPGVGKKLADVLLKTGWTQIDRIAKAKVEDFTVLQGVGEKTAQKIIDSAKEFLEKKQEAPVVENKEDTKPKEKANDSRKEKNKDE, from the coding sequence ATGTCAGAATCAAAAGGTGAACTGTTGCCGGTACTGGAACAGATAGAAAAAGAAAAAGGCATTAAAAAAGAAGAAATTCTCAAAGTAATAGAAGGGGCGCTTGTTTCCGCTTATAAAAAACATGTAGGCAGGGATGTCAACGTCGAAGCAAGCGTTGACCAGGAAACTGCCCTCGTTAAGGCTAATGTTGTAAAAAAAGTTGTAGCTGCGACAACGAACCCAAATCAGGAAATTTCTCTCTCGGACGCAAAAAAAATTAATCCTGATATAAAGCTGGATGAGGAAGTCAGGATCCCTCTTGACACGCAGGAATTTTCAAGAATTGCCGCCCAGACAGCCAAACAGGTTATTATCCAAAAAATACGCGAATCGGAACGCGCCAGCCTGTATGATGAATTCAAGGCCAAGGAAGGAAGCATAATAAGCGGAGTAGTTTATAAAATCGTAGACAATAACATAATTATTGAAATCGGAAAATCCGAAGGCATACTTCCCGTGAGGGAACAGGTCCAGACCGAAAGATTCAGAGTCGGCGAGCACATGAAGATTATGATTGTAGCCGTGGAAAAGAGCCCGCGCGGGCCCAGAATTCTTCTTTCGAGAAACCGCCCAGAACTTGTAAAAAGGCTTTTTGAAAATGAAGTCCCTGAAATATATGAAAAAGTAGTTGAGATAGTCGCAGTAGCCCGGGAACCGGGGTTGCGGTCAAAAATAGTAGTAAAATCAAACAACCTGAAAGTTGACCCTGTCGGCGCATGTGTGGGAATAAAAGGTTCAAGAGTGAAACCGATTATTGACGAACTAAGGGGTGAAAGAATTGACCTCGTGCTTTATTCCAACGACTCTCAGGCTTTTATTGCATCGGCTTTTTCTCCGGCCAAAGTGCTGTTTGTCAATGTAACCGACAAAGAACACAAAAAAGCGGAAGTAATCGTTAAAGACGATATGCTTTCTTTGGCTATAGGCAAAAGAGGCGCAAATGTAAACCTTGTCTGTAAACTTACCGGCTGGAGAATAGATGTACGCTCTGAAAGCCAGAAAAAGGCAGCTGCCCAGGAAAAAGCGACCATTACTGTTGAGGAATTGAGCAAATTACCCGGCGTCGGCAAAAAGCTTGCTGATGTATTATTAAAGACAGGCTGGACCCAGATAGACAGAATAGCAAAAGCAAAAGTTGAAGATTTTACCGTCTTGCAGGGTGTAGGCGAAAAAACTGCTCAGAAGATAATTGATTCAGCTAAAGAGTTTCTTGAAAAAAAACAGGAAGCCCCTGTAGTTGAAAATAAAGAAGATACCAAACCAAAAGAGAAGGCAAATGACAGTAGAAAAGAAAAAAACAAAGACGAGTAA
- a CDS encoding polyribonucleotide nucleotidyltransferase, which yields MKKEIEIGGKKVTLETGTVAKQSDGAVIAKMGETTVLVTAVMSERELPFDRQGDFVPLTVDYRERTYAGGKIPGGFFKREGRPREKETLACRLIDRSIRSIFPLGFQNELQVTVIVLSSDTMNDTDVISVIGASTALMISDIPFDGPIACVKVGMIDGQYIFNPTYEEQTKSSLDLVISGTGEKVLMLEMGAKEVSEKVIIDALEAAKPVLKQLCDLQKDLQKSEGKPKKTLKPAQPNQELCSDVKNIVKDKIKDFVKFEEIYKQALEGLKKKFGSEPEMAAQIKVVFERIYRDEIRTFIMATKKRPDGRSTEQIRDISCLVSFLPRLHGSALFTRGQTQALATVTLGTPSDMQIMEELEGEFKERFLLHYNFPGFATGETKMDRGPSRRDIGHGALAKRALYPILPNDTDFPYTIRVVSDILESNGSSSMASVCSGSLALFDAGVPMKSAVAGVSIGLITEGDKYLLLTDIQGLEDHIGDMDFKVAGTKNGITAIQLDLKLAGVETSILAEALERSAGARTKILEIMNKELDAPRSNLSAYAPRMLILQIPQSKIGGLIGPGGKNIRQILEETGTQIDIEDDGRVFISSTDEKGIDLARQRVEALTAEVEIGKIYKGKVVKIMDFGAFVEVIPGKEGLVHISQLDEHRVNKVTDICKEGDEMIIKALEIDNQGRLVLSRKAALKK from the coding sequence ATGAAAAAAGAAATTGAAATCGGCGGTAAAAAAGTAACTTTAGAAACTGGTACTGTTGCAAAACAGTCTGACGGTGCGGTAATAGCAAAGATGGGAGAAACCACTGTGCTTGTAACGGCGGTAATGAGCGAAAGAGAATTACCGTTTGACAGGCAGGGTGATTTTGTCCCTTTAACGGTAGATTACCGTGAAAGAACCTACGCCGGAGGCAAAATCCCCGGAGGTTTTTTCAAAAGAGAAGGGCGCCCGCGCGAAAAAGAAACATTGGCCTGCCGTTTAATAGACAGGTCTATCCGTTCTATTTTTCCTTTGGGATTCCAGAATGAACTGCAGGTAACGGTCATAGTCCTGTCCAGCGACACCATGAATGATACCGATGTAATATCGGTTATAGGCGCTTCAACTGCCCTTATGATCTCAGATATTCCGTTTGACGGACCTATTGCCTGTGTAAAAGTCGGCATGATCGACGGGCAGTACATTTTCAACCCGACTTACGAAGAACAGACTAAGAGTTCTCTCGATCTGGTAATTTCGGGAACAGGCGAAAAAGTCCTGATGCTTGAGATGGGAGCCAAGGAAGTTTCTGAAAAAGTTATTATCGATGCCCTGGAAGCGGCAAAACCTGTACTTAAGCAGCTTTGCGACTTGCAGAAAGACCTTCAAAAGTCAGAGGGCAAGCCAAAGAAAACCCTTAAGCCCGCACAGCCAAACCAGGAACTTTGCAGCGACGTAAAAAATATAGTCAAAGACAAAATAAAAGATTTTGTAAAATTCGAAGAAATATACAAACAGGCGCTTGAAGGTTTAAAGAAAAAATTCGGCAGTGAGCCAGAAATGGCGGCCCAGATAAAAGTCGTGTTCGAACGGATTTACAGGGACGAAATCAGAACCTTCATAATGGCCACGAAAAAACGCCCGGACGGAAGGAGTACTGAACAAATCAGGGACATCTCCTGTCTGGTAAGCTTTCTTCCAAGACTTCATGGTTCGGCTCTATTTACCAGGGGCCAGACCCAAGCACTTGCTACAGTAACTTTGGGAACGCCTTCAGATATGCAGATAATGGAAGAACTTGAAGGAGAATTTAAAGAAAGATTTTTACTCCACTACAATTTCCCGGGTTTTGCTACTGGGGAAACTAAAATGGACCGCGGCCCATCGCGCAGAGATATTGGCCATGGAGCTCTTGCAAAACGCGCGCTTTACCCCATTCTCCCAAACGATACAGATTTTCCTTACACAATCAGAGTTGTTTCGGATATTCTTGAATCAAACGGTTCTTCTTCAATGGCCTCGGTTTGCAGCGGCTCCCTTGCGCTTTTTGATGCAGGAGTGCCTATGAAATCAGCAGTCGCAGGCGTATCTATAGGTTTAATAACCGAAGGCGATAAGTACCTGCTTTTAACTGATATTCAGGGCCTCGAAGACCATATCGGCGACATGGATTTCAAAGTTGCCGGTACAAAAAACGGCATAACCGCTATTCAGCTGGATCTCAAATTAGCAGGAGTTGAAACCAGTATTCTTGCTGAAGCTCTTGAACGCTCAGCCGGAGCCAGGACAAAAATTCTTGAGATTATGAACAAAGAGCTGGATGCTCCAAGGTCAAACCTATCCGCTTATGCGCCTCGCATGCTGATATTGCAGATTCCTCAGTCAAAAATCGGCGGCCTTATCGGCCCCGGCGGGAAAAATATCAGGCAGATACTTGAAGAAACAGGGACCCAGATTGATATAGAAGACGACGGCAGAGTGTTTATTTCCAGCACCGATGAAAAAGGAATCGACCTTGCCCGCCAGAGAGTTGAAGCTTTGACGGCGGAAGTGGAAATCGGGAAAATCTATAAAGGCAAAGTAGTAAAAATAATGGATTTCGGCGCTTTTGTGGAAGTAATTCCAGGAAAAGAAGGCCTGGTTCACATCTCCCAGCTTGACGAACATCGTGTAAATAAGGTCACTGATATTTGCAAAGAAGGGGATGAAATGATAATCAAAGCCCTTGAGATAGATAACCAGGGCAGGCTTGTATTATCAAGAAAGGCGGCATTGAAAAAATGA
- the ispG gene encoding flavodoxin-dependent (E)-4-hydroxy-3-methylbut-2-enyl-diphosphate synthase has translation MFKHKNTKKVKIGCVTIGGGLPVAVQSMANTDTRDVRSTVNQIKRLEKAGCEIARVAVPDLESARAIKKIKKNINIPLVADIHFDYKLALEAVNQGADKIRINPGNIGSNGKTKQVVSAAKNAGIPVRIGINSGSVKRITGVLTDDMVTTALDYVKMFEDWDFRDIVLSLKSSDVLTTIASYKALAEKTNYPLHLGLTESGPPGVGTVKSSLGIGILLYENIGDTIRVSLTGDPVEEVKVAFQILQTLNLRNYGIDLISCPTCARCKINLIKVVRSFEKEFSKLSPPCKNGRAPLKVAIMGCEVNGPGEAKHADIGIAGGKNTGLLFKNGKAIKKVKPENWVSTLIKELQNLV, from the coding sequence ATGTTTAAACATAAAAATACCAAAAAAGTAAAAATAGGCTGTGTTACGATCGGCGGCGGTCTGCCGGTTGCTGTGCAATCAATGGCTAATACTGATACCCGCGATGTCCGTTCTACTGTGAATCAGATAAAAAGATTGGAAAAAGCAGGGTGTGAAATAGCGCGCGTTGCTGTGCCTGATCTTGAATCAGCAAGGGCTATCAAAAAAATCAAGAAAAATATTAATATTCCCCTGGTTGCGGATATCCATTTCGATTATAAACTTGCTCTTGAGGCTGTCAATCAGGGTGCAGATAAAATACGTATAAACCCGGGCAATATCGGTTCAAATGGAAAAACGAAACAGGTTGTTTCTGCAGCCAAAAATGCAGGTATTCCCGTCAGGATAGGAATAAATTCAGGTTCAGTAAAGAGGATTACCGGTGTTCTAACTGATGATATGGTAACAACTGCGCTTGATTATGTAAAAATGTTTGAAGATTGGGATTTTAGGGATATTGTGCTCTCCTTAAAATCAAGCGATGTTCTCACTACAATTGCATCTTATAAGGCGCTTGCCGAAAAAACAAATTATCCTTTGCATTTAGGCCTGACTGAATCAGGCCCTCCGGGGGTTGGTACCGTTAAATCGTCATTGGGGATAGGTATTTTGCTTTACGAAAATATCGGCGACACAATCCGGGTTTCGCTTACGGGGGATCCTGTTGAAGAAGTCAAAGTGGCTTTCCAGATCTTGCAGACTTTAAACCTGCGCAATTACGGTATTGACCTTATATCCTGCCCAACCTGCGCCCGCTGTAAAATAAATCTTATTAAAGTTGTTAGAAGTTTTGAAAAAGAGTTTTCGAAATTATCCCCGCCCTGCAAAAATGGACGGGCTCCGCTGAAAGTTGCTATTATGGGTTGTGAAGTCAACGGGCCCGGCGAAGCAAAACACGCTGATATAGGTATTGCCGGCGGGAAAAATACCGGACTGCTTTTTAAAAATGGAAAAGCCATAAAAAAAGTCAAACCAGAAAATTGGGTAAGTACACTAATTAAAGAACTACAAAATTTAGTATGA
- the infB gene encoding translation initiation factor IF-2 produces the protein MTVEKKKTKTSKEKLPKEPKKAPSEKKPAKKVPAVAPEPLKKRGRPKKATPVEQRSPEKKEEKKETEKVVKKEIPQAPPKPAVVEQPVAVVPKPVVVPVKPVPKPILPKIKINELTTVREIAEKIAKPASELIKKLMSLKIMATINQKLDQDIATILANEFGYDTEFVPLYSEDSVDVKEDPAKLNPRAPIVTVMGHVDHGKTTLLDTIRKTKVTEKEHGGITQHIGAYRVHNPKGDIVFLDTPGHEAFTAMRAHGTKITDIVVLVVAADDGIMPQTIEAIDHARSASVPIIVAVNKIDLAKANPQIIKQQLAQHNLVPDDWGGDTMTVEISARNNINIDKLIETILFKAELMELKANPNKPAQGIIIESQLNPQRGPIATVLVQGGTLSVGDAFVSGMTSGKVRAMINEFGSRIQKVGPSTPVEILGFSSLPQTGDKFVVVKDERLAKEIAEKRQNMVTRGKSGTQKKVTLEDLATKKIKQLNIILKTDVHGSYEAIRDALARITHESVEINIVHMGVGAINESDVNLAIASDAIIIGFNIRPDPKAEAFAEKEGIDIRIYRIIYELISDIKKALSGLLEAKIKEVVAGHAEVRKTFVVSKVGTVAGCMVTDGKAQRIARIRVLRDNVIIWDGNMNSLKRFKDDVKEVEKGYECGVFLENYNNIKVGDIFEFYVQEKVKQELSQE, from the coding sequence ATGACAGTAGAAAAGAAAAAAACAAAGACGAGTAAAGAAAAGCTTCCAAAAGAGCCAAAAAAGGCACCCAGCGAAAAGAAGCCTGCAAAAAAGGTTCCTGCGGTTGCGCCTGAACCTCTTAAAAAACGCGGCAGGCCAAAAAAAGCAACTCCTGTTGAACAACGCTCTCCGGAAAAGAAAGAAGAAAAAAAAGAAACTGAAAAAGTTGTCAAAAAAGAAATACCACAGGCTCCACCAAAACCGGCAGTTGTTGAGCAGCCAGTTGCGGTTGTGCCAAAACCGGTTGTTGTTCCGGTGAAACCTGTGCCCAAACCCATTCTTCCAAAAATAAAAATTAACGAACTCACTACTGTAAGAGAAATTGCCGAAAAAATAGCTAAACCGGCTTCCGAATTAATAAAGAAATTAATGTCGCTTAAAATAATGGCTACAATAAACCAGAAGCTTGACCAGGATATTGCAACTATCCTGGCAAACGAATTTGGTTATGATACGGAATTTGTTCCGTTATACTCGGAGGATTCAGTCGACGTAAAAGAGGATCCTGCAAAATTAAATCCCAGGGCTCCTATTGTTACGGTTATGGGACATGTAGACCACGGAAAGACAACATTGCTTGACACTATACGCAAAACAAAAGTGACTGAAAAAGAACATGGCGGAATTACACAGCATATCGGCGCTTACAGAGTACATAACCCGAAAGGTGATATAGTTTTCCTTGATACTCCCGGCCACGAAGCTTTCACTGCCATGAGGGCTCACGGTACAAAAATAACGGACATTGTGGTCCTTGTAGTAGCTGCAGATGACGGTATAATGCCCCAGACTATCGAAGCTATTGACCACGCGCGTTCAGCCAGCGTGCCGATAATTGTGGCTGTAAACAAAATAGACCTGGCAAAAGCAAATCCGCAGATAATTAAGCAGCAGTTGGCGCAGCATAATCTCGTCCCGGATGATTGGGGCGGCGACACCATGACTGTAGAAATATCTGCAAGGAATAATATAAATATTGACAAACTAATTGAGACCATTCTTTTTAAGGCCGAACTGATGGAGTTAAAAGCAAACCCGAACAAGCCTGCCCAGGGAATAATCATCGAATCTCAATTGAATCCTCAACGGGGACCGATCGCGACAGTGCTTGTACAGGGCGGGACGCTTTCAGTTGGGGACGCTTTTGTTTCAGGCATGACATCCGGAAAAGTAAGGGCTATGATAAATGAATTTGGAAGCAGGATTCAAAAAGTAGGCCCTAGTACGCCGGTTGAAATACTGGGTTTCAGCAGTTTGCCTCAGACCGGAGATAAATTTGTCGTTGTTAAGGACGAGCGCCTTGCTAAGGAGATAGCTGAAAAAAGACAGAACATGGTTACAAGGGGCAAGAGCGGCACTCAGAAAAAAGTTACCCTGGAAGACCTGGCTACAAAAAAAATAAAACAGCTTAACATAATTTTAAAAACTGATGTGCACGGCTCATACGAGGCCATACGCGATGCCTTGGCCAGGATAACTCATGAATCGGTAGAAATAAATATTGTTCACATGGGCGTCGGCGCTATAAATGAGTCTGATGTTAATCTGGCTATTGCTTCGGATGCGATAATTATTGGTTTTAATATCCGCCCTGACCCGAAAGCAGAAGCCTTTGCAGAAAAAGAAGGTATCGATATAAGGATTTATAGGATTATTTATGAGCTTATCAGCGACATAAAGAAAGCCCTTTCCGGCCTGCTTGAAGCCAAGATAAAAGAAGTTGTTGCCGGCCATGCTGAAGTTAGAAAAACATTTGTTGTCAGCAAAGTGGGCACGGTAGCCGGATGTATGGTAACCGACGGAAAAGCCCAGAGAATTGCAAGAATAAGGGTTTTAAGGGATAACGTGATTATTTGGGACGGCAACATGAATTCCTTGAAAAGGTTCAAGGATGACGTCAAGGAAGTTGAAAAAGGTTACGAGTGCGGTGTTTTTCTTGAAAATTACAACAATATAAAAGTGGGCGACATTTTTGAATTTTATGTTCAGGAAAAAGTAAAACAGGAATTAAGCCAGGAATGA
- a CDS encoding bifunctional riboflavin kinase/FAD synthetase has product MKKSVITIGFFDGVHLGHRKLIATAIDEARRSGFKAVLLTFDRHTKKNMLLTPINEKLKLLKLFKLDEIDVVEFTQKFADMSAESFVEKYLVKKHNMGKLITGYDFKFGKDRQGDKPLLGKLAKKYGYNLISVGPVAVTDRKTGKKIIVSSSYIRECISRGNIKFANELLCGHYSTDGKIVKGGGIGAKLGFPTANIETQNNKLLPMGVFAGYVLIDGKPHAAAANIGYNPTVTDKHEIRFEVHVINFKASFKPGDILRFYFTDKLRDEKKFKDLEELKKQIKKDIKKLLKEEEKC; this is encoded by the coding sequence ATGAAGAAATCAGTAATAACGATCGGTTTCTTTGACGGTGTCCACCTGGGACATAGGAAACTGATTGCAACTGCGATTGACGAAGCGAGAAGAAGTGGTTTTAAGGCAGTTTTGCTTACTTTTGACAGGCACACAAAAAAAAATATGTTGTTAACGCCTATAAATGAGAAACTTAAACTCTTAAAACTCTTTAAACTTGACGAAATAGATGTAGTTGAATTTACGCAGAAATTCGCAGACATGTCAGCTGAAAGTTTTGTTGAAAAGTATTTGGTAAAAAAACATAATATGGGCAAATTAATAACGGGCTACGATTTTAAGTTCGGGAAAGACAGGCAAGGCGATAAGCCGCTGCTCGGGAAGCTTGCAAAAAAATATGGCTATAACCTTATCTCTGTAGGGCCGGTTGCCGTAACTGACAGAAAAACAGGAAAAAAAATCATCGTATCGTCTTCGTATATCAGGGAATGTATTTCCCGGGGCAATATTAAATTTGCCAATGAGTTGCTTTGCGGCCATTATTCGACAGATGGCAAAATAGTTAAAGGCGGCGGAATAGGTGCAAAACTGGGGTTTCCTACTGCGAATATTGAAACACAGAACAATAAACTGCTTCCAATGGGTGTTTTTGCGGGTTATGTTTTAATTGATGGAAAACCGCATGCTGCTGCAGCGAATATAGGTTATAACCCGACAGTAACAGATAAACATGAAATCAGGTTTGAAGTTCACGTAATTAATTTTAAAGCTTCATTTAAGCCCGGTGATATTTTAAGGTTTTATTTTACGGATAAACTTCGGGACGAGAAAAAATTTAAGGATTTGGAAGAGTTAAAAAAACAAATTAAAAAGGATATCAAAAAACTTTTAAAGGAGGAAGAAAAGTGTTAA
- the rpsO gene encoding 30S ribosomal protein S15, which yields MEKYKTHKTDTGSSAVQIAVLSERITELNEHFKKSPKDYTSRRGFLKLIGQRRRLMNYLKKSNPAQYKELTGKLGIG from the coding sequence ATGGAGAAGTACAAAACGCATAAAACGGATACAGGTTCGTCAGCCGTGCAGATTGCAGTGCTTTCAGAAAGGATCACGGAACTGAATGAACATTTTAAAAAGAGCCCGAAAGATTACACGTCCCGCAGAGGGTTCCTGAAATTAATCGGGCAGAGAAGAAGATTAATGAATTATTTAAAAAAATCAAACCCGGCACAGTATAAAGAACTTACCGGAAAACTAGGAATTGGATAA
- the rbfA gene encoding 30S ribosome-binding factor RbfA yields the protein MNQQYKRADRLGKLIQREISRIVTEEIRDPRLGFVTIAGVELTDDLSFAKVFYSVLGDKKEKELSTRILTNATKYVRRRVGEEVIMRKVPEIRFGFDETVEKASKVYEILNVIERETQTEEKCKKKKK from the coding sequence ATGAACCAGCAATATAAACGCGCAGACAGATTAGGAAAATTAATACAGAGAGAAATTTCAAGAATAGTAACGGAAGAAATCAGGGACCCCCGTTTGGGGTTTGTAACTATAGCAGGCGTAGAACTTACTGATGATTTGTCCTTTGCCAAAGTGTTTTACTCGGTGCTTGGCGACAAAAAAGAGAAAGAACTTTCAACCAGGATACTTACCAATGCGACAAAATATGTCCGCAGGCGCGTAGGAGAGGAAGTGATAATGCGCAAGGTGCCTGAAATAAGGTTTGGTTTTGACGAGACCGTAGAAAAAGCGTCCAAAGTATACGAAATCTTAAACGTAATTGAAAGAGAAACGCAAACCGAAGAAAAATGCAAGAAGAAAAAAAAGTAA